The following proteins come from a genomic window of Gossypium raimondii isolate GPD5lz chromosome 5, ASM2569854v1, whole genome shotgun sequence:
- the LOC105770935 gene encoding uncharacterized protein LOC105770935 isoform X1 — protein sequence MSHFRRLLSLLARNQPQTSLFKESPSPAISSASVSLNSRYDFYRRWLQTQPDPSGLAIDNTENQEADSLKPASANAPSETNDFAMKHTAISNLKTSARHDLAMIFTCKVCETRSVKTVCRESYQKGVVVVRCGGCNNLHLIADRLGWFGEPGSIEEYLAARGEEVKKGSVETLNLTLEDLAGKGAL from the exons ATGTCTCACTTTCGGCGGCTTCTGTCTCTTCTTGCTCGAAATCAACCTCAAACCTCTCTTTTCAAag AATCTCCTTCACCAGCCATCTCTTCTGCAAGTGTATCCCTCAACAGTAGATATGACTTTTATAGAAGATGGCTCCAAACTCAACCTGATCCTTCTGGCCTGGCTATTGACAACACCGAAAATCAAGAAGCCGACAGTTTAAAGCCTGCTTCAGCTAATGCACCTTCGGAGACAAATGATTTTGCCATGAAGCATACTGCTATATCTAACTTGAAAACATCTGCAAGGCACGATCTTGCCATGATATTCACGTGCAAAGTCTGTGAAACGAGATCAGTTAAGACAGTTTGCCGTGAATCATACCAGAAAGGTGTGGTTGTGGTGAGATGTGGAGGATGTAATAATTTACATCTGATTGCAGACCGGCTCGGTTGGTTCGGTGAACCAGGAAGCATAGAAGAGTATCTAGCTGCTCGTGGGGAGGAAGTGAAGAAAGGCTCAGTTGAAACCCTGAATCTAACTCTTGAAGATTTAGCTGGAAAGGGAGCCCTTTAA
- the LOC105770935 gene encoding uncharacterized protein LOC105770935 isoform X2 yields the protein MLESPSPAISSASVSLNSRYDFYRRWLQTQPDPSGLAIDNTENQEADSLKPASANAPSETNDFAMKHTAISNLKTSARHDLAMIFTCKVCETRSVKTVCRESYQKGVVVVRCGGCNNLHLIADRLGWFGEPGSIEEYLAARGEEVKKGSVETLNLTLEDLAGKGAL from the exons ATGTTGG AATCTCCTTCACCAGCCATCTCTTCTGCAAGTGTATCCCTCAACAGTAGATATGACTTTTATAGAAGATGGCTCCAAACTCAACCTGATCCTTCTGGCCTGGCTATTGACAACACCGAAAATCAAGAAGCCGACAGTTTAAAGCCTGCTTCAGCTAATGCACCTTCGGAGACAAATGATTTTGCCATGAAGCATACTGCTATATCTAACTTGAAAACATCTGCAAGGCACGATCTTGCCATGATATTCACGTGCAAAGTCTGTGAAACGAGATCAGTTAAGACAGTTTGCCGTGAATCATACCAGAAAGGTGTGGTTGTGGTGAGATGTGGAGGATGTAATAATTTACATCTGATTGCAGACCGGCTCGGTTGGTTCGGTGAACCAGGAAGCATAGAAGAGTATCTAGCTGCTCGTGGGGAGGAAGTGAAGAAAGGCTCAGTTGAAACCCTGAATCTAACTCTTGAAGATTTAGCTGGAAAGGGAGCCCTTTAA